The DNA sequence GGGCCAATTTGCCGAGTTCCTTAACTACCCTTCTCCCGTTGGCCTTAGAATTCTCTTCCTATCTACCTGTGTCGGTTTGCGGTACGGGCGCCTCAGATATACCAATAAGCTTTTCTTGCCCTGTTCCATCTATACTTCCCTACTCTAATTTCGGTCCCTTACGCCCGGGGCAACCATCGCCCAGGTTATAGACTTCTCAGGTGTCACTTATCTTAAATCTTTTGGCGGCTACGGATTATCCACCGTATGTGCATCGACTACGCCTTTCGGCCTCGCCTTAGCTCCCGGCTTACCTGGAGCGGACGAACCTTCCTCCAGAAACCTTAGATTTTCGGCCAATATGATTCTCACACATTTCTCGCTACTCATTCCGGCATTCTCACTTCTGTACAGTCCACAAGCGCTTTCGCTCTCATTTCGCCCCGTACAGAACGCTCTCCTACCATGCATTGCTGCATCCCAAGCTTCGGTACACGATTTAGCCCCGTTAAATTTTCGGCGCAGGGTCACTCGACCAGTGAGCTATTACGCACTCTTTTAATGTATGGCTGCTTCTGAGCCAACATCCTGGTTGTCTGTGCAACCCCACATCCTTTTCCACTTAACCGTGTTTTGGGACCTTAGCTGTGGGTCTGGGCTGTTTCCCTTTTGACGACGAAACTTATCTCCCGCCGTCTGACTCCTGTACATCAATTATCCGGCATTCTGAGTTTGATAGGTCTTGGTAACCTTTCGGTCCCTTAACCATTCAGTGCTTTACCTCCGGTAATCTAATACAAGGCTAGCCCTAAAGCTATTTCGGAGAGAACCAGCTATCTCCGGGTTCGATTGGAATTTCTCCGCTACCCACATCTCATCCGCTACCATTTCAACGGGAGTCGGTTCGGTCCTCCATGGAGTTTTACCTCCACTTCAACCTGGACATGGGTAGGTCACCCGGTTTCGGGTCAAATACAACTGACTTCATACGCCCTATTCAGACTTGCTCTCGCTACGGCTCCGGACCTAAAGTCCTTAACCTTGCCAGTTACATTTACTCGCCGGACCATTCTACAAAAGGTACCCGATCACCCTTTGACGGGCTTTCGGTGCTTGTAAGCACAAGGTTTCAGGTTCTATTTCACTCCCCTCCCGGGGTGCTTTTCACCTTTCCTTCACAGTACTATTCTCTATCGGTCACTGAGTAGTATTTAGGCTTGGAGGGTGGTCCCCCCATCTTCCCACCGGATTTCTCGTGTCCGGCGGTACTCTGGATCCAGCTGGCTGTTTCCCCTTTTCACTTACGTGGCTCTCACACTCTTTGACTGGCCTTCCCAGACCATTCAGCTAAGGTTTCACATGCGTATTGCTGTCCGAACCCCGCAAGTATTGCTACCTGCGGTTTGGCCTCTTCCGCGTTCGCTCGCCACTACTAGCAGAATCTCATTTTGATGTCTCTTCCTCGCCCTACTTAGATGTTTCAGTTCAGGCGGTTCCCCCTGTACAGCTATGTATTGACTGTACAGTGACTGGATATGACTCCAGCCGGATTGCTCCATTCGGATGTCTCCGGATCAAAGCCTGCTTACGGCTCCCCGAAGCTTTTCGCAGTTTGCTGCGTCCTTCATCGGCTCTCAGTGCCAAGGCATTCCCCTTGCGCTCTTTGTAGCTTGACCATGTGTTCTTTTGGTTCTCAGTTTAAAACTCGTAAAATTGCAAAATTGTAGTAATTTTTCTAACTTTACTTGATATCGTTTTTCGCATTCTTTTCTTTATTCAGTTTTCAATGTACAGCTGCGGGTTTCCCCGTCTGGTGGGCTTAAGTGGACTCGAACCACCGACCTCACGCTTATCAGGCGTGCGCTCTAACCGGCTGAGCTATAAGCCCATTTCCCGGCTTTCCGGTTCTCACCAGAAGCCCATGGTGGAGATAAACGGGATCGAACCGTTGACCTCCTGCTTGCAAAGCAGGCGCTCTCCCAGCTGAGCTATACCCCCATACTGGTGGCTTTTCCCGTCCACCATCTTCTGAAAGTCTTGCATCGCAAGGCCTTCAAAATTAAACAACGATTGACAAGCTTTTAATCCGACCGACCTAGGATTTCGAGCAGCTTGTTTCATCTGCTCTGTTCTCCATAGAAAGGAGGTGATCCAGCCGCACCTTCTGATACGGCTACCTTGTTACGACTTCACCCCAGTCGCCAATCCTACCTTCGGCAGCGTCCTCCTTGCGGTTAGACTACTGACTTCGGGTATTACCGGCTCCCATGGTGTGACGGGCGGTGTGTACAAGGCCCGGGAACGTATTCACCGCGGCATTATGATCCGCGATTACTAGCAATTCCAACTTCATGCAGGCGGGTTTCAGCCTGCAATCCGAACTGAGACCGCTTTTTGAGGTTCGCTCCACCTCGCGGTATCGCTTCTCTCTGTTAACGGCCATTGTAGTACGTGTGTAGCCCAGGTCATAAGGGGCATGATGATTTGACGTCGTCCCCACCTTCCTCCGTTTTGTCAACGGCAGTCCTGCTAGAGTGCTCTTGCGTAGCAACTAACAGTAAGGGTTGCGCTCGTTGCGGGACTTAACCCAACATCTCACGACACGAGCTGACGACAACCATGCACCACCTGTCTCAACTTTCCCCGAAGGGCACCTAATGCATCTCTGCTTCGTTAGTTGGATGTCAAGACCTGGTAAGGTTCTTCGCGTTGCTTCGAATTAAACCACATACTCCACTGCTTGTGCGGGCCCCCGTCAATTCCTTTGAGTTTCAACCTTGCGGTCGTACTCCCCAGGTGGATTACTTATTGTGTTAACTCCGGCACGGAAGGGGTCAGACCCCCCACACCTAGTAATCATCGTTTACAGCATGGACTACCAGGGTATCTAATCCTGTTTGCTACCCATGCTTTCGTGCTTCAGCGTCAGTTAAAGCCCAGTAGGTCGCCTTCGCCACTGGTGTTCCTCCCGATCTCTACGCATTTCACCGCTACACCGGGAATTCCACCTACCTCTACTTCACTCAAGCCAAACAGTTTCAATTGCAGGCTATGGGTTAAGCCCATAGTTTTCACAGCTGACTTGCTTGGCCGCCTACGCACCCTTTACACCCAGTAAATCCGGACAACGCTCGCTCCCTACGTATTACCGCGGCTGCTGGCACGTAGTTAGCCGGAGCTTGCTGCCTAGGTACCGTCATTATCGTCCCTAGGTACAAAAGTTTACAATCCGAAGACCGTCTTCCTTCACGCGGCGTTGCTGCATCAGAGTTTCCTCCATTGTGCAATATCCCCCACTGCTGCCTCCCGTAGGAGTCTGGGCCGTGTCTCAGTCCCAATGTGGCCGTTCAACCTCTCAGTCCGGCTACCGATTGTCGCCATGGTGGGCTATTATCTCACCATCTAGCTAATCGGACGCGAGTCCATCTTTCAGCAGATTGCTCCTTTGATTTTCCGTCCATGTGAACAGAAAATGTCATGCGGTATTAGTGTCCGTTTCCAGACATTATCCCCCTCTGAAAGGCAGGTTCCTCACGCGTTACTCACCCGTCCGCCACTAAACTTTCTACCGAAGCAAAAAGTTTCGTTCGACTTGCATGTGTTAGGCACGCCGCCAGCGTTCGTCCTGAGCCAGGATCAAACTCTCTAAAATATGATATCTAAACGCCTTTCGGCATCCAAATCTACTCTAGAGCTTTTGTAGCTCGTTTTGATACGCTTGCGTATCGTTTTGCTGTTTTTTTACGAGTCAGCTTCTCGTCATTCCTCTCGGAATCTTTCGGGTCCGTTACTTGTCATCGTTGTTTAATTTTCAAGGTCCTGCGCCGCCTCAATTTCAGCTCCCTTAGGCCTTAGCCCCGGGCGCCTCTCTCGCGGCGACTCATATATAATACCACTGCTTTCTCCCTTTGTCAACTACTTTTTTCATCTTTTTTTGCTTTTTTTTAAAATCCGTATGAGTGGCACGTTTTGGGGCACAATTCTCTCTAAAAGGAGGATCGGTATGAAAAAAGCAGGTATGACAGCATGGCGTGTGCTGGTTGTTCTTCTTGTTTCCCTTCTTGCGTTCGGAATGCTGCTGCACTATGGCCGCAGCACTCAGACATTTTCCCGTCTGGGTTCTCAGGGTACAGAGGTTACCAAAATTCAGACAAAGCTCAAACAGATGGGCCTTTATTCTGGAAAGACTGACGGCATCTACGGCAGTTCCACGAAAAAGTCAGTTGTCACCTTTCAGAAACAGCAGGGCATTACTGCCGATGGTATAGCGGGCAAGCAAACGCTGCAGGCCCTAGGCATTAGCGGTGGTTCCAGCGCAATGGCAACGGGCGGACAGGGCAAGTACTCCAACAACGATATTAAGCTGCTGGCAACGATTGTGTCCGCGGAAGCGCGCGGAGAACCATATGAAGGACAGGTGGCCGTTGCTTCAGTTATTCTCAACCGTGTGGAACACCCCTCTTTCCCCAACACGCTTGCCGGAGTTATTTATCAGCCAGGTGCGTTTAGCTGCCTGACGGACGGCGGTGTCAATGCGGCGGTGTCGGATTCTGCCTACAAAGCTGTCCGCGACGCCATCAACGGATGGGACCCGTCCGGCGGTGCAATCTACTATTATAATCCCGTCAAAAGTACAAGCAAATGGATTTTCTCACGGCCAGTTATTACGGTTATCGGCAAGCATCGCTTCTGTTCGTGAAAAAAGAGCGCCCGGTCTTTCCCGGGTGCCTTTTTACATAGTATACGAAGCCGATGTCCTTTTGGCAAGGACTAAATAGATCCATATTATCATTTTTTATCCATTATATATTTTTATCTATAAGAATAGGAAATAACCGCTGTTTTCTTTTTCAAAATGTGCGGTAAGCTTTGGCATCTTTCTTCTCTCTGCCTGCCGGCCGCCGCCTCATCGCAGACTAAAGAATTCATGTTCCAAAATAGAAAGTTCTCTGTAGATATCTGTTGCCAGTGCAATGTCCAGATAGGAAAGGTCTCTTTCCCACTTGGAAACAGTTGTGTTTGTCACAAAAAACCGTTTTGTCCGTTCTGCTTGTGCCATCCCCACCTTGTCTGCGCTTCTGCATTGATATAGGCCCCAAAGCTTTCTTTTTCCTGTTTGCTATATTTCCTATATTGTTTTCGCCATAATTGCAGGTCGGCTTTTCTGCCTGCGTCAAGAGAATTTCCCCTTGGCGGCTCGACTGCTGCGCCACCCGCAAGAGTATACAAAAAGGGCGTGCCCTTTCCATAAAAGGCACGTCCTCTTTTTTAAGCCTTATAGGCCTTGAATTTTTCTATAATTTCTTTCTGCCGGGAAGATACTGTACTGCCATTGGCACTGTCCTTATATACCATCAGGTACTTGCCGTTGCTGCTCAGGCAGGCGGGGATTTTCTTTTCAAACAATGTAAAGCTGTTGCTTTGTTTGACTTCATCCAGAATCTTCTTTGCGGTGGCATTGGGGCTTTTCAAATCATATTCATAAAGCT is a window from the Caproicibacterium lactatifermentans genome containing:
- the sleB gene encoding spore cortex-lytic enzyme — encoded protein: MKKAGMTAWRVLVVLLVSLLAFGMLLHYGRSTQTFSRLGSQGTEVTKIQTKLKQMGLYSGKTDGIYGSSTKKSVVTFQKQQGITADGIAGKQTLQALGISGGSSAMATGGQGKYSNNDIKLLATIVSAEARGEPYEGQVAVASVILNRVEHPSFPNTLAGVIYQPGAFSCLTDGGVNAAVSDSAYKAVRDAINGWDPSGGAIYYYNPVKSTSKWIFSRPVITVIGKHRFCS